In Methylacidiphilum infernorum V4, a single window of DNA contains:
- the murG gene encoding undecaprenyldiphospho-muramoylpentapeptide beta-N-acetylglucosaminyltransferase, translated as MKGGNILIPCGGTGGHLFPGIAVAEKLMEIGHNPLLILSEKEVDKEAIKNKNNIAWQSLPVMGWPGFFSKKIFSFSLKLFRGYKKCHSIFLTFNPDLILAFGGFISAIPLYLGLQQKLPLILHEANATVGLVTKLFSGFAQYVLLGMKECEINVSPSKKIFTGIPLRKEMVKSDRKEACRSLDLSPARKTLFIFGGSQGAHGLNQLVLKTLPFLLERKDQIQFVHLTGSKDYEECLRSYNDLGYKALVEPFSHRMATYYSSSDLVISRAGATTLTEICAFGLPSILIPYPYAANDHQKKNAVVLEKAKAAFVFEESKVSPEILSQTLKRVLDDRQLSQEMGRRAQVMFEPNSTDKIVEIVERCLFKRRK; from the coding sequence ATGAAAGGTGGAAATATTTTGATTCCCTGTGGAGGCACAGGAGGGCATCTCTTCCCAGGGATCGCCGTAGCTGAAAAACTAATGGAAATAGGGCATAACCCCTTACTTATCCTTTCAGAAAAAGAGGTCGACAAGGAAGCTATAAAAAATAAAAACAACATCGCTTGGCAGTCTTTACCTGTAATGGGATGGCCTGGGTTTTTTTCAAAAAAAATATTTTCCTTTTCTTTAAAACTTTTCAGGGGGTATAAAAAGTGTCATTCCATTTTTTTAACTTTTAATCCAGATCTCATTTTAGCTTTTGGAGGTTTTATTAGTGCAATACCCTTGTATTTGGGATTACAACAAAAATTACCTTTAATTCTCCATGAAGCTAATGCTACGGTTGGATTGGTAACAAAGCTTTTCAGCGGGTTTGCTCAATATGTTCTCTTAGGCATGAAAGAGTGTGAAATAAACGTTTCTCCCTCTAAAAAGATCTTTACAGGCATTCCTTTGCGAAAGGAGATGGTCAAAAGCGATAGAAAAGAAGCCTGCCGTAGCTTGGATTTATCTCCTGCCCGCAAGACTCTTTTCATTTTCGGAGGCAGTCAAGGAGCCCATGGCCTAAATCAACTTGTTCTTAAAACTCTTCCTTTTCTACTCGAGCGAAAAGACCAAATCCAATTTGTTCATCTTACCGGTTCCAAAGATTATGAAGAATGCTTAAGAAGTTATAATGATCTTGGCTATAAAGCCCTGGTAGAACCCTTTTCACATAGAATGGCAACTTATTACAGTTCGTCGGACCTGGTGATAAGTAGAGCTGGTGCAACGACTTTGACTGAAATTTGTGCTTTTGGTTTACCGAGTATTCTTATTCCCTATCCTTATGCGGCAAACGATCATCAGAAAAAAAATGCGGTTGTTTTGGAGAAGGCTAAGGCGGCCTTTGTTTTTGAAGAATCAAAAGTAAGTCCCGAAATTCTCTCTCAAACTCTAAAGAGGGTATTGGATGATCGCCAGTTGTCCCAAGAAATGGGTAGGAGGGCTCAGGTGATGTTTGAGCCCAATTCAACCGATAAAATAGTGGAGATAGTTGAACGATGTCTTTTCAAGAGAAGGAAGTAA
- the mraY gene encoding phospho-N-acetylmuramoyl-pentapeptide-transferase: MLYYLHYYSGYLGILNVFKYITFRAMGAAITSLVLCWLLGRPMISLLRKLKAGQPIRGKEVVKDLAALHGSKSGTPTMGGLLILLAVSLSCLIWVIPTNKFFWLSLLSMLFMGGIGFWDDFKKVIQKKHYGISGKIKLLAQAIVGVVVGIVLLADPETSRLAQKLTIPFLKEVKHIDIGWMAIPFFILVVMGSSNAVNLTDGLDGLAAGCTIGVAFVYAVFSYISGRADMSGYLFLPYIKGAGELTIFCSALIGACMGFLWYNCYPAAVFMGDTGSLAIGSALGVVAIILGQELLLVIAGGIFVIEATSVILQVASFKLTGKRLFAMAPLHHHFELKGWSETAVTVRFWILSLLFGLLALSSLKIR, from the coding sequence ATGCTTTACTATCTTCATTACTATTCCGGTTATTTAGGGATATTGAATGTTTTTAAATATATAACCTTTAGGGCCATGGGAGCGGCTATTACCTCTTTGGTTCTTTGTTGGCTTTTGGGTAGGCCCATGATTAGCCTTTTAAGAAAGTTGAAAGCGGGTCAACCTATCCGAGGCAAAGAGGTAGTGAAAGATCTTGCGGCCCTTCATGGATCCAAATCGGGAACACCGACGATGGGAGGGCTACTCATACTTTTGGCCGTGAGCCTAAGTTGCCTGATATGGGTTATTCCTACGAATAAATTTTTTTGGCTCTCCCTTCTGAGTATGCTCTTTATGGGAGGGATAGGTTTTTGGGATGATTTTAAAAAAGTGATACAAAAAAAACACTATGGAATTTCTGGAAAAATAAAACTTTTGGCTCAAGCAATAGTGGGGGTGGTCGTTGGGATTGTCCTGTTAGCCGATCCGGAAACATCCAGGCTTGCTCAAAAGCTGACTATTCCTTTTCTTAAGGAAGTCAAGCACATTGACATAGGTTGGATGGCTATTCCCTTTTTTATCCTTGTCGTTATGGGCAGTTCAAACGCGGTCAATCTTACCGATGGGCTGGACGGCTTGGCTGCAGGTTGTACAATAGGAGTCGCTTTTGTATATGCTGTATTTTCCTATATTTCTGGCAGGGCGGACATGAGCGGCTATCTTTTTCTTCCTTACATAAAAGGGGCAGGGGAGTTGACGATCTTTTGTTCTGCCCTCATTGGTGCATGCATGGGTTTTCTCTGGTATAACTGTTATCCTGCAGCCGTGTTCATGGGGGATACGGGCTCTCTTGCTATCGGCAGTGCACTGGGAGTTGTTGCAATCATTCTTGGCCAAGAATTGCTGCTTGTTATTGCCGGAGGCATATTCGTTATAGAGGCTACATCAGTAATATTGCAAGTGGCTTCTTTCAAGCTAACGGGCAAAAGGCTTTTTGCGATGGCCCCTCTTCACCATCACTTTGAATTAAAGGGTTGGAGTGAAACCGCGGTAACGGTGAGGTTTTGGATACTCAGTTTGCTTTTTGGTTTGCTTGCCCTCTCGAGCCTGAAAATCAGGTAG
- a CDS encoding cell division protein FtsQ/DivIB, giving the protein MEVLDAEALKTDSRRKNKIRILLRSVLFMILMGVMAVGGIQAWSYIKSKLLVRSGYALKKIDVEIIGTGRIAKEEIIQTSKIRLGDNIFDISLKDIFLNICSIQEVDKAIIRRQLPDRILIRVWERKPVVKLAMKSKPNQKYCLDEKGYPFLTANREDILSLPEMVGIPLKAVETKKRIEEPEVSAAINLLHILGNSPLHFTFEPQIIDVSRPFTIGLITRDGVRLTFRIDHLMDQLNRLQKIYSFSQSHGRKISMVDLTPDQNVPVIFQ; this is encoded by the coding sequence ATGGAAGTTTTAGATGCTGAAGCTTTAAAAACAGATTCACGAAGAAAAAATAAGATCAGGATTTTGTTGCGATCCGTGTTGTTTATGATTCTTATGGGGGTAATGGCTGTTGGCGGGATTCAAGCTTGGTCATATATCAAAAGCAAACTTTTGGTTCGTTCCGGTTATGCGCTTAAAAAGATAGATGTAGAGATCATTGGAACGGGACGAATTGCCAAGGAAGAAATCATACAGACCTCGAAAATACGGCTGGGAGATAACATTTTTGACATTTCTTTAAAAGACATTTTTTTGAATATATGCTCTATTCAAGAGGTGGATAAGGCTATCATCCGCAGACAACTTCCCGATCGTATTCTCATTCGAGTTTGGGAAAGGAAACCCGTTGTCAAACTTGCAATGAAATCAAAACCCAATCAAAAATATTGTCTTGATGAAAAAGGATATCCTTTTTTAACGGCAAACAGGGAGGATATTCTTTCCTTGCCCGAAATGGTAGGAATACCTTTAAAAGCCGTAGAAACGAAAAAAAGGATTGAAGAACCGGAGGTTTCCGCGGCGATTAATCTTCTTCATATTTTAGGGAACTCTCCACTTCACTTTACTTTTGAACCGCAGATCATTGATGTTTCAAGACCATTTACAATCGGGTTAATAACACGGGACGGGGTAAGATTGACATTTCGGATCGACCATTTGATGGATCAGCTGAATAGACTTCAAAAGATTTATTCCTTTTCTCAGAGTCATGGGCGAAAGATCTCTATGGTTGATTTAACGCCTGATCAGAATGTGCCTGTGATCTTTCAATAA
- a CDS encoding FtsW/RodA/SpoVE family cell cycle protein produces MHRLESDLFNQKTKKISQFSGFLLFGLTLTLLTVGIVALFSVSGKFILGKENLVSSLMFRQFLWISMGLILCFVFSFIDYHRLIDNSFLLLSFGFFLLLLCFVPGIGHRVHGSSRWISLGGLNFEPSEFSKIFLSLFLAHMIAKKKQGVFLFASPNLVAFVVVSLFICLLMISGDLGSAFLYLLLYVLYLYLDGYPLKFILPTLGSGILVVLAVGLIMPERRSRLMAFLNMDQDIQGKSYQLWQSLIALGSGGMTGLGLGNSRQKMFYLPESTTDFIFPIIGEELGLIATLLIVGLYLAFVLTAGWISLFAPDKEGLMVGTALTSLIGMQALFNLGVVTGLLPNKGFPLPFISYGGSNLLFCLISVGILLNIHRQRSFEFRIYIEQKGAQRSINL; encoded by the coding sequence ATGCACAGGTTAGAATCAGACCTTTTCAATCAAAAAACAAAAAAAATAAGCCAGTTTTCTGGATTTTTACTTTTTGGATTAACATTGACTTTGCTTACTGTAGGTATTGTCGCCTTATTTAGCGTTTCTGGAAAGTTCATTCTAGGGAAAGAAAACCTGGTTTCCAGCTTAATGTTTCGTCAATTTCTGTGGATCTCCATGGGGTTGATACTCTGTTTTGTTTTTAGCTTTATTGATTACCATAGGCTGATCGACAATTCGTTTTTGCTTTTGAGCTTTGGTTTTTTTCTTCTTTTGCTCTGTTTTGTACCCGGGATCGGGCACAGGGTCCATGGTTCGTCTCGCTGGATTTCACTTGGAGGACTCAATTTTGAACCCTCTGAATTTTCTAAAATCTTTCTCTCCCTCTTTCTTGCCCATATGATCGCGAAGAAAAAACAGGGAGTTTTTCTTTTCGCTTCTCCAAACTTGGTAGCTTTTGTGGTAGTCTCTTTGTTCATCTGCCTTTTAATGATTTCTGGCGACTTGGGGTCCGCTTTTCTCTACCTTTTACTCTATGTTCTCTATCTTTATTTGGATGGCTATCCATTGAAGTTTATTTTGCCCACCTTGGGATCGGGTATTCTCGTTGTCCTGGCTGTCGGCTTGATCATGCCCGAAAGAAGGTCAAGACTCATGGCATTTCTCAACATGGATCAAGACATCCAGGGTAAATCCTACCAACTGTGGCAGTCTCTGATCGCCCTGGGTTCTGGGGGAATGACCGGGCTTGGGTTGGGTAATAGCCGCCAAAAGATGTTTTATTTACCCGAGTCTACGACCGATTTTATTTTCCCCATTATCGGAGAAGAACTGGGGCTTATCGCCACTCTCTTGATTGTTGGACTCTATCTTGCTTTTGTTTTAACGGCGGGCTGGATTTCTTTGTTTGCGCCCGACAAAGAAGGGCTTATGGTAGGTACGGCTCTGACCTCATTGATAGGAATGCAAGCGCTATTTAATTTAGGGGTTGTAACGGGCTTACTTCCCAACAAGGGTTTTCCTTTACCCTTCATAAGCTACGGAGGTTCAAATCTCCTTTTTTGCCTTATTTCAGTAGGCATCCTTTTGAATATTCATCGTCAGCGCTCTTTTGAATTTCGCATTTATATTGAGCAGAAAGGAGCCCAACGTTCTATTAATCTGTGA
- a CDS encoding D-alanine--D-alanine ligase, translated as MNPALPRHIAVLKGGPSEEREISLRTAKAVEDALSSLGYEISSIDVTTEKFEIPRDAEICFLCIHGSFGEDGQIQRLLMRRGIPFTGSDASSSEKAFDKAWSKTLFIKGGIPTPPFCVVGDGKKIPFDPPYVIKPSRQGSSIGIEFVYDIKELDQAIKKSTQYDHVVLAEALITGKELTVGILDGKALPVVEIKPKEGFYDYHHKYTKGASTYFCPAPLTVDQTSAVQKTALDAFNVLGCSVYGRVDIILSDNGIPWVLEINTIPGMTETSLFPMAAKASGMNFAQLCEKILEISYLRWKAHG; from the coding sequence ATGAATCCCGCTTTGCCCAGGCACATTGCTGTTTTAAAAGGAGGACCTTCAGAAGAAAGGGAAATATCTCTTCGAACCGCAAAGGCCGTTGAAGATGCTCTTTCTTCTCTCGGCTACGAAATCAGTTCCATTGACGTGACAACTGAAAAGTTCGAAATCCCTAGGGATGCGGAAATCTGCTTTTTATGCATCCATGGCTCATTTGGAGAAGATGGACAAATACAGAGGCTTTTAATGCGTCGAGGCATTCCTTTTACGGGAAGTGATGCTTCCTCGAGCGAAAAAGCTTTTGATAAAGCTTGGAGCAAAACCCTTTTCATCAAGGGAGGTATCCCTACTCCTCCTTTTTGTGTCGTTGGAGATGGAAAAAAAATCCCTTTTGATCCCCCTTACGTGATCAAGCCCTCGCGGCAAGGTTCGAGCATAGGCATTGAGTTCGTTTATGATATTAAAGAGCTGGATCAAGCCATTAAAAAATCGACCCAATACGACCATGTGGTCTTGGCTGAAGCGCTGATAACGGGTAAAGAATTAACCGTGGGGATTCTGGATGGAAAAGCCCTTCCCGTTGTTGAAATTAAACCAAAAGAGGGGTTTTATGACTATCACCATAAGTATACCAAGGGAGCATCAACCTATTTTTGCCCCGCTCCCTTAACCGTAGATCAAACATCGGCGGTACAGAAAACGGCTCTTGATGCATTCAATGTGCTTGGGTGCTCTGTATATGGAAGAGTAGACATTATCCTCTCTGATAATGGCATTCCTTGGGTTCTAGAAATCAATACGATACCGGGAATGACCGAAACAAGCTTATTCCCGATGGCAGCAAAAGCTTCCGGCATGAATTTTGCCCAACTTTGCGAAAAAATCCTGGAGATTTCTTACCTTAGGTGGAAAGCCCATGGATAA
- the murC gene encoding UDP-N-acetylmuramate--L-alanine ligase, with amino-acid sequence MSFQEKEVILNILKNKESKIHLLGVCGSGMTPLANLLLSVGYHVSGSDCEPTEKVQRLIELGMDFYPYHDHRHVLSTDLVCFSSAIPLDNPEYRACVQRGIPLVKRAFLLSLLALDKKVILVTGMHGKSTTSGMIAWILKDCGLDPSFYVGAETLTPGGSAYLGRGEYMVIEGDESDGSFLYFSPQYLVVLNIEEEHLNYYSDIDAILLAFKEMIARTQDIVIFNQDDPHCRTLLYRADKKAFGYSLKERGPDFWIDSQGASQGYPVYREQNRLCNIKLQIPGMQNVQNALAALSMATSIGISPLSASSSLSRFLGLKRRFELKYKGKDYEVIDDYAHHPTEIKATLRSAKGRGKRTVALFQPHRYSRIKTMKPLFAHAFHDADVVVVTEIFGAGEPSNGIDGWSLAKEIKEQGHPAVLFEKDLDRLASRTLSIIQPGDTIISLGAGDIYKTAEKLARYLHMIEELKTKVSAETKLLMNEPLSRHTTLRVGGPAEIWAEPATEEDLSTLLCFAAENHLPVVLIGRGTNLLVRDGGIKGLCIHLGHPHFCSIHFSGNSIYAGSGAKLRTIVYEAKKQGLGGLSFLEGIPGSLGGALRMNAGAMGGAIMDVVKRVRFMDLKGNRGEIDRENLEVYYRKVPFFETHIALSAQLIATPMDRELIARQLKEFSSKRVETQPAGSSAGCIFKNPKEIPAGKLIEELGLKNVSIGKARVSEEHGNFIVNDGGARAKDILELIALIQKVALEKRGINLETEVVILGEER; translated from the coding sequence ATGTCTTTTCAAGAGAAGGAAGTAATCTTAAACATTTTGAAAAACAAGGAATCGAAAATTCATTTATTGGGAGTCTGTGGGAGCGGGATGACTCCCCTGGCTAATTTACTGCTTTCAGTTGGTTATCACGTCAGTGGTTCAGACTGTGAGCCGACGGAAAAAGTGCAGAGATTGATAGAATTGGGTATGGACTTTTACCCTTATCACGATCATAGGCATGTCCTTTCAACGGACTTGGTTTGCTTTTCTTCGGCTATTCCCTTGGACAATCCCGAATATAGAGCGTGCGTGCAACGGGGGATACCCCTTGTCAAGCGGGCTTTTCTTCTATCCCTTCTTGCTTTAGACAAAAAAGTCATTCTTGTGACGGGGATGCATGGTAAAAGTACGACATCGGGAATGATCGCATGGATTTTAAAAGATTGTGGTTTGGATCCTTCATTTTACGTGGGGGCAGAGACTCTTACTCCTGGAGGGAGCGCCTACTTAGGACGGGGTGAATACATGGTTATCGAAGGGGATGAGAGCGACGGCAGTTTCCTTTATTTTTCACCCCAATATCTCGTTGTTTTGAATATCGAAGAAGAGCATCTCAATTATTATTCGGATATCGATGCTATCCTTTTGGCTTTTAAAGAAATGATCGCCCGAACCCAAGATATAGTCATTTTTAATCAAGATGATCCTCACTGTAGAACACTCCTTTATCGAGCAGATAAAAAAGCCTTTGGCTATAGTTTAAAAGAAAGAGGACCGGATTTTTGGATTGATTCTCAAGGCGCCTCACAGGGATACCCGGTGTATAGAGAACAAAACAGGTTATGTAACATAAAGCTTCAAATCCCAGGCATGCAAAACGTTCAAAACGCCCTTGCTGCTTTGTCAATGGCAACTTCAATCGGCATTTCTCCCCTTTCTGCGTCGAGTAGCCTCTCTCGCTTTCTTGGATTAAAAAGACGCTTTGAGTTGAAATATAAAGGGAAAGATTACGAGGTCATAGACGACTATGCCCATCATCCAACGGAAATAAAAGCCACGTTGAGATCGGCAAAAGGCAGAGGGAAAAGGACGGTAGCCCTATTTCAGCCTCATCGGTATAGTCGTATAAAAACGATGAAACCCCTTTTTGCCCATGCATTCCATGATGCCGATGTCGTGGTTGTAACGGAAATATTTGGGGCTGGAGAACCCTCAAATGGAATTGATGGATGGTCTTTAGCAAAAGAAATAAAGGAACAGGGACATCCGGCGGTTCTTTTTGAAAAAGATCTGGACCGGCTAGCTTCCAGAACGCTATCGATTATTCAACCCGGAGATACCATTATATCCCTGGGGGCTGGAGATATTTATAAAACGGCGGAAAAATTAGCGAGGTATCTGCATATGATTGAAGAACTCAAGACAAAGGTATCGGCCGAGACGAAGCTGTTGATGAATGAGCCATTAAGCAGGCATACGACTTTGAGGGTTGGCGGACCTGCTGAAATATGGGCAGAACCGGCAACAGAAGAGGATCTTTCAACCCTTTTGTGTTTTGCCGCTGAAAATCATCTCCCTGTGGTTTTGATTGGGAGGGGGACGAATCTTCTTGTGCGCGATGGGGGTATAAAAGGACTTTGCATTCACCTAGGTCATCCCCATTTCTGTAGTATTCATTTTAGCGGTAATTCAATCTATGCGGGCAGTGGGGCCAAGTTGAGGACAATAGTCTACGAGGCGAAAAAACAGGGGCTTGGCGGACTTTCATTTCTTGAAGGAATTCCCGGAAGTTTAGGTGGAGCATTAAGAATGAATGCGGGAGCTATGGGAGGGGCGATCATGGATGTGGTAAAACGGGTAAGATTTATGGACCTGAAGGGGAACAGGGGAGAAATTGATCGAGAGAATCTTGAGGTTTATTATCGAAAAGTCCCTTTTTTTGAAACCCATATCGCTCTCTCAGCGCAGCTCATCGCTACACCGATGGACAGGGAGCTCATTGCAAGGCAGTTAAAAGAATTTTCTTCAAAACGCGTAGAAACGCAACCCGCCGGATCCAGTGCGGGGTGTATTTTTAAAAATCCAAAAGAAATTCCGGCTGGAAAATTGATAGAGGAGCTGGGATTGAAAAATGTTTCTATAGGTAAAGCGCGCGTTTCTGAAGAGCATGGCAATTTTATCGTCAACGATGGAGGGGCTAGGGCTAAAGATATTCTAGAGCTTATTGCTTTGATCCAAAAGGTGGCGCTTGAAAAAAGAGGAATAAATTTGGAAACAGAGGTGGTGATTTTAGGAGAAGAAAGATGA
- a CDS encoding UDP-N-acetylmuramoyl-tripeptide--D-alanyl-D-alanine ligase: MERISIERIAKWTGGELIGDKTSCWISSICTDSRVLKAGDCFVALKGKNFDGVDFVPDAVSKGAAAVIVDRMQPGFGPLAVPVIKVKDTLKALQDIALFYRKELGAKIIAITGSSGKTSTKEMVGSVLRQKYKTVCTSGNFNNQIGLPLSLLQMDKTTEYGVFELGTNHPGEIATLSRIIAPDIVIVTNIGSAHVGHFGSVEAIAQEKTDLLTFVSARGFAILGTDDFWSKRLHVRSAGRVIWVGDRQNSLCWLDRIGITQRGIRYGICRRKEKFEVFLPTVSREMAKNSLFAAAVGFLSSLSSEEITRGLEKTSFPEGRLTVHPIKNGFVLDDSYNANPQSMLSALRALVEYPFSSKKIVVLGSMGELGDKARASHFEVGSFAGGLPLSHVIVVGPYGEDVYEGLRSSSFPIDCIFRTADTEEAFFCLHKLLNGNVTVLVKGSRFLKLDMIVKKLLCL; this comes from the coding sequence ATGGAAAGGATCTCAATAGAGCGAATTGCCAAATGGACGGGGGGAGAGCTTATTGGAGATAAAACTTCTTGTTGGATTTCATCCATCTGCACGGATTCAAGAGTTCTGAAAGCTGGAGATTGTTTTGTAGCGCTTAAAGGAAAAAACTTTGACGGGGTGGATTTTGTCCCCGATGCGGTGAGCAAAGGAGCCGCTGCTGTGATCGTTGATCGCATGCAACCTGGTTTCGGCCCTTTAGCTGTTCCCGTGATCAAGGTTAAGGACACGTTGAAGGCCTTGCAAGATATCGCCTTATTTTACAGGAAAGAACTCGGGGCAAAGATCATAGCCATTACAGGAAGTAGCGGCAAAACAAGCACCAAGGAAATGGTCGGGAGCGTCTTGCGCCAGAAATACAAAACAGTGTGTACTTCGGGTAACTTTAACAACCAGATCGGCTTACCTCTTTCTCTATTGCAGATGGACAAAACCACCGAATATGGAGTTTTTGAACTGGGAACTAACCATCCAGGGGAAATTGCAACTTTAAGTCGAATTATCGCGCCCGACATCGTTATTGTGACGAATATAGGGAGTGCCCACGTAGGCCATTTCGGTTCAGTTGAGGCCATTGCTCAAGAAAAGACCGATCTTCTCACTTTTGTTTCGGCCCGCGGGTTTGCGATTCTCGGTACCGATGACTTTTGGTCTAAGCGACTGCATGTCCGCAGCGCCGGACGTGTCATATGGGTAGGAGACAGGCAAAATTCACTATGTTGGCTAGACCGGATAGGGATCACGCAACGGGGTATTCGATACGGGATTTGCCGCCGTAAAGAAAAATTTGAAGTTTTTCTGCCCACGGTTTCCAGGGAAATGGCAAAAAATTCTCTTTTTGCTGCAGCTGTGGGATTTTTATCTTCCCTTTCTTCCGAAGAAATAACGAGAGGGCTTGAGAAAACCTCTTTTCCTGAGGGAAGGCTGACTGTTCATCCTATTAAAAATGGTTTTGTCCTGGACGACAGCTATAATGCCAACCCCCAGTCTATGCTTAGTGCCTTAAGAGCTCTTGTCGAATATCCTTTCTCCTCCAAAAAGATCGTTGTATTGGGCTCCATGGGGGAATTGGGAGATAAAGCAAGGGCATCCCACTTTGAAGTAGGATCTTTTGCCGGAGGACTACCCCTTTCGCATGTCATTGTGGTAGGCCCTTACGGGGAAGATGTCTATGAGGGGCTCAGGAGTTCTTCTTTCCCTATCGATTGTATTTTTAGAACAGCGGACACGGAAGAAGCCTTTTTTTGTCTGCATAAGCTTTTAAACGGGAATGTAACTGTCCTTGTAAAAGGTTCGAGGTTTTTAAAACTTGACATGATAGTCAAAAAGCTTCTTTGTCTTTAG
- a CDS encoding muramidase family protein, whose amino-acid sequence MEEKKSIPKKPSFGLRVVAILFFILGLQLLIIGLVSVFYLLHSKGKVLNQNKVQPSHFLPPSEQKVASEEDKEHQKDQEQKKEQSLENSPIQTTMHTVKEGETLQSLARRYRVSIFEIKKYNPNLGASLVPGQKLLVPVIEKEQEDVSALLKEAEGKRIYTVRQGDSLWKIARRFHLSVKEIVDANQIKDPTKLKIGQDLIIPYPKVNQEKQAPPPSNPRPSENPTQQN is encoded by the coding sequence ATGGAAGAAAAAAAGTCAATTCCTAAAAAGCCTTCCTTTGGACTGAGGGTGGTTGCCATTTTATTCTTCATACTGGGACTTCAGTTGCTGATCATCGGCTTGGTTTCTGTCTTTTATTTACTCCACTCCAAGGGAAAAGTTTTAAATCAAAATAAAGTTCAGCCTTCTCATTTTCTTCCTCCTTCAGAGCAGAAAGTTGCCTCCGAAGAGGATAAAGAACATCAGAAAGACCAGGAGCAGAAAAAAGAACAATCCTTGGAAAATTCTCCCATACAAACGACAATGCATACGGTCAAGGAGGGAGAAACATTGCAGAGTCTAGCCAGGCGTTATAGAGTAAGTATTTTTGAGATAAAAAAATATAATCCCAATCTAGGTGCTTCCTTGGTTCCGGGACAAAAATTACTTGTTCCTGTGATAGAGAAAGAACAGGAGGATGTTTCAGCTCTTCTCAAGGAAGCTGAAGGCAAAAGGATATACACGGTAAGGCAAGGGGACAGCCTTTGGAAAATAGCCAGGCGCTTCCATCTTTCGGTCAAAGAAATTGTGGATGCAAACCAGATCAAAGATCCGACAAAGCTAAAGATAGGCCAGGACTTGATCATACCTTATCCTAAAGTTAACCAGGAAAAACAAGCCCCTCCTCCTTCGAATCCACGCCCTTCTGAAAATCCCACCCAGCAGAATTAA